The following proteins are encoded in a genomic region of Spirosoma sp. SC4-14:
- a CDS encoding tyrosine-type recombinase/integrase yields the protein MESLIAMITIRIDEKDPDLLAVSFPQDPIGNHLIGTIPGRRWSFSRRCWVVPNTRTSVVKIGQLFGKDYCRFHEDVVRFYKPDATVVEVEQATNPVWPPAGKLRPVRKPFRYAPPVREFDSHPVIIAICSVLRIQNYSYKTLKNYKQALIALIRYAGNKPLDELTAVQYQHYLLFLVEKKRLGSATLNVHINAWKFYQEKVLGRNKQQYDIAYPRQAQKLPMVYSVAEVRAIFQATTSLKYRTLFQLVYATGMRVSEVATLRLTDLDFVRRLITIRGGKGKKDRIVMFSEKLAASVEDYLNRYKPKTYLFEENETKEPLTTRTIQQVYSDTVGQAHISKRGGIHTLRHSFATHLLESGTDIRYIQQLLGHESILTTMRYTHVTADKISMLKSPLDDL from the coding sequence ATGGAAAGTCTTATCGCCATGATTACAATCCGAATCGACGAAAAAGATCCTGATTTATTGGCTGTCTCGTTTCCGCAAGACCCCATAGGCAACCATCTCATAGGCACCATTCCCGGCCGTCGGTGGAGCTTTTCGCGCCGGTGCTGGGTCGTGCCGAATACCCGTACATCGGTCGTGAAAATCGGGCAGCTCTTTGGTAAAGACTATTGCCGGTTCCATGAAGATGTTGTGCGTTTCTACAAACCTGATGCGACGGTTGTCGAAGTTGAACAGGCTACTAACCCAGTCTGGCCTCCCGCCGGTAAATTACGACCCGTCCGCAAGCCGTTTCGGTATGCTCCGCCCGTGCGTGAATTTGACAGTCACCCCGTTATTATTGCCATTTGTAGCGTGTTGAGAATACAGAACTACAGCTATAAGACGCTAAAGAACTACAAACAGGCGCTGATTGCACTCATTCGTTATGCTGGCAACAAGCCGCTTGACGAACTAACCGCCGTTCAATACCAGCATTACCTATTGTTTCTGGTGGAAAAGAAACGGCTAGGCTCCGCTACGTTGAACGTACATATCAATGCCTGGAAGTTTTATCAGGAAAAGGTATTGGGCCGCAACAAACAACAATACGATATAGCGTATCCGCGGCAGGCTCAAAAACTACCGATGGTTTACAGTGTGGCCGAGGTGAGAGCCATTTTTCAGGCGACGACCAGTCTGAAATATCGGACCCTGTTTCAACTGGTCTATGCAACGGGTATGCGCGTTAGTGAAGTAGCTACCCTACGCCTGACCGATCTTGACTTTGTTCGAAGGTTGATTACAATCCGGGGCGGCAAAGGTAAAAAAGACCGCATTGTAATGTTTTCGGAGAAACTTGCAGCCTCTGTAGAGGATTATTTGAACCGCTACAAGCCCAAAACGTATCTTTTTGAAGAAAACGAAACGAAGGAGCCATTAACGACGCGGACTATTCAGCAGGTCTACAGCGACACCGTAGGTCAGGCTCATATTTCAAAGCGGGGTGGTATTCACACACTGCGGCACAGTTTTGCTACACACCTGCTCGAATCGGGTACCGACATTCGCTACATTCAGCAACTGCTAGGCCACGAGAGCATCCTGACCACCATGCGCTATACGCATGTGACGGCCGATAAAATCAGCATGCTCAAAAGCCCGTTGGATGACCTGTAA